Within the Indicator indicator isolate 239-I01 chromosome 26, UM_Iind_1.1, whole genome shotgun sequence genome, the region TTGGCTTATTGTCAAATCAGGATAGCTTGCTGAAGACATATCATTTATCTGAATTTGATCATGATTTTGCTTTAAGTAGGTAAAAGGTATTGCTTTTTCTTAACCACAGAAGGGAGTTGCTCATCTGGAAGAGAGATTCGAGTTGTTGTATAGATTCTGGTAAAAGCAAAAGTGATGGTGAGATCTCTGACTGTTAGGCCTCTGCACATGCAATCTGCAGTATCAGATTGAAAgaaccattttattttttttaacttacaaATGAGGAGGGAAATAATAGGGTAAGTTCCAGTGCTCTTTATAGGTTCATTTTATGTCTGCAGGGTGGTAAACtaggaaaggaattttttttttttttgaatgctgGTTGTTCTGATAGCTGAGCTTAGGGGAATTGATTACTGAATGCCAACTTAGAATGAAGGACTTGCTTTGGAACAAAAATTCATCTGCATCAGAGCATCTGTTAGGGTGGCTTGCTCCAACATCTGTCATCTTCTGTAGAAAGATCTGCCTTATTACAAGTCCctatcctttctcttttctataAAAGTATATTTTCATGTCTGTAGCGTGAGTAGGTGCTTCCTTTCCTACAGCAGTGTCATAAACTTGTTGCTAGCAGAGCTCAGACTGTCTCTTGGGTCAGCTTTGACTAATGTCCCAAactgctgtttctctttcgGCACACTGGCATCTTGGAAGATGAAACAGTGATGTTCTGAAACAGGTATGTTGCACTGCAGTGCAGCACTAAGCTTCTTGTATTCCTGATTTAAGAACAGCAACAACTAGGGTTTTGGAGGTATAAGCAAATGAGTGAGTAGATGATGAGGCATTCTAACAGTTGATCAGACATTGGGCTTGGAGTTGTACAGGAGTCTAGCCTCAAGCTGTTTGATTTCTTGAATTAACAAATATTGTTGGTTGCATTCATAAGATGTAAGAACTCTACCTGTAGCAAGCCCTGTTAATTAGTGACTTTACATTAAAAGGTTGCCAACACCATGTATGTTTGTCCCCTAAAGATGTGTCCAGAACCTGCTGAATTTTTAGTACAGCTATTAGATAATTCCTAATATTTTGTTACTAATTCTGAACGTGTATCAGTTACTGAATTTGTATGCTGAAGTAGAACATGAAGTCTTACAGAAGGAattgtgtttgttcttttttacaACACAACCGTATTGTGCTGTTGAGTGTGGTGTTTTGATAAGTGTTTCTGCATGTAGGCTAACTCTTTCAATTCTCTCTTCAAGGCGAGCGAAGCTGTTCCGATTTGCATCTGCGAATGACCATCCAGAATGGAAAGAACGAGGAACTGGTGATGTGAAGCTTCTGAAACACAAGGAGAAGGGAACAATTCGCCTCCTCATGAGGAGAGATAAAACCTTAAAAATCTGTGCAAACCATTATAGTATGTCGCACATTGCTGTACTTCTTATTTATGTTTTGAGGAACAACCTTGTGGAATTGTATGCTGTAGATTGAGCTCAGTGGCTTTTTGCTGATAGCTAGAAAATTGCTATATGTCTTTCAAGAgacagcagatttagattagactgTAAGTGTTGTAGTGTCTTGCTCTGCACACAAGGCTGCAAGCATCAGAAGCATCAAgtgtgtatttttattaatgaaaaGAAGCTGCAGTTGGGTTTGTTTCCTGCAAGGCCAAGTCTAAAAgctgtttggttgggttttgtttttcagactcTGATAATGTTTTAAATGCACTTTAAAATTTATCATGTTCTAAACATACTTTAAAATTTACCTGGGATACACAGATATGTGATTGTTGCCAGTGTGGGTGtaggtttttttaatgattaaTAGTGTAGAAAGTACTGGTTAGGGTAAGAAATGAATGTATACCAGCTTGTTTTGATAAAAGAATGAGACAAGCAGTCATGTTATTTACCACTTTGAACTAAACGTTTGAGTTGGTAGAAGCTGATACTGAGGTCCTAAACTAATCTGTGGCTGCCTTTCTCTGCTTGTGAAATAAACTGAAACGAACATGGTATATTTAGCCAACTCATTCAAAAAGAATGTGTATtgagagctgatggagcaggagaggtttgtTCCTTTGATCCTCTGAATAAAAAATAGACATAAAAGGGCAAGACAGACTTGAAAGTCAATATAACAAACAAGTAGACTAATCTGGCAATGCTTTGGTAATACTTGCAGGTTTATGTGAAAAGTATATGGTATTCTCTGTAGTTAAACTCCATTTAGATAACATGAAATAATTTGCTTGAGGTAGTTTAATACAAATGTAATGTCAGAAGCAAtactgctgttttctttgggtAGATGTCTTCAGAGAGTCAGACTTCAGAGGACACAGGTGTTCCTCTTCAGTGAGTATAATGGCAAATATGAAAGCAGGGCAGTCACCTATCAGTGAAAACAAACCTTTTGTTTAGGAAAATTAATGTTGCACACATACAAAACAGAATTGATAAATGCTTAGCGTTTATCAACTGTTTTTCATGGAAAATCTGCTTTCATTATGGATTTCTTTATGGAATTTATGTTGACTCACAGGCAGCCAAAggatgtattttatttattttgttacaGTCAGTTGTCAGTAAGATTTAGGGAGGCTGATGTAAAATGTTCACTGCTGTACTGTGTACATCTTTTAATGCTCTCTTTTCAGTCACACCCTTAATGGAGCTGAAGCCTATTGCTGGGAGCGACAGGGCATGGGTCTGGAACACACATGCTGACTTTGCAGATGAAAGCCCCAAGGCTGAGCTTCTGGCAATCCGATTTTTAAACGCAGAGAGTGAGTGGACAGGCATTGAACTTCCATTGATTCTGTGCTATGCTATGTTATGCTACTTGTCTAAACACTGTTGTAAACCACTTGTGTAGATATGCTGCGTGTTATtgcatggtggtgttagctAATTACTGCTCTCAGAGAAGTCAGTTAATCACTTAACTGTATGTGTTGACAAACAGTGTACTAATTAGGTCTCCAGTAATATTTGTAGAGCTTTCTGCCTTaggcactattttttttttttttagcttcagCCATCTCATGCAAGTATAATCCCAGttagaataaaattaaaagcattaACACTATGGAGTAGAGACTAATATATGCAGCTTGCTTAGGTTTATTTCAGGTGCTCAGCTGTAGTTAAGATTACGCTTTTGCATTAAGAACAAGGAAATATTAACCTGAGATTTCTGTACAGctgatatttatttattcttttcatgTGAAGTATATAGTGCCGCCTTCATTTTGATTAAATGGAACACTCAATGAAAACTACTAGTCAAACCTAACTAGCTGGCTACTTGGTGGATTTTCCTGAAGTGTCTACAGGAAGCAGATCTGCAGTTACATATGGATCAGCTAGTAGGGCTGAATGACAGGGTAGCTTTTCCAAGACCTTAGGACTAGATCAAATCAGTGGAgtgttttcctttgaaaaaagAAGCAAcgtgaaagaggaaaaatgttGCATTTCCTACTTcaccatttctttgctgcaattTTAGTGGTTTAGCCTTTTCTCCTTATGTGCCTGATGGCTAGTGAAGTGGCTGTGTGTTTTGAAAATAGATGGATTTGTTTACATCTGGGAAGAACTTAGTGTATCTTGCTTGCTTCCTCCCTCTCAAGACTCCAATATTATATTGTTTAGTCAAATAAATCTTCCTGATCCACCTGCTTAgtgcttgctttttctcttggTCAAATATGAAAGCAAAGGGCTTGGTTGCTATTTGCTCACCTTTGAAAAGTCTTTTCCTCTTTGTGCTAGGGGTTGTTAAGCTTGAGTGTTTTGTCTTGAGGGAGTAGTGCCTTTGCCTTTATACCCTTTGCAGCACTGACTAAGCAGATGACAGGTGAACAGACATAAAGTGTGCCCTTCAAGTATCTTTCCTttttggaggtgtttgagaagaAATAGATGCAAATTCTTCTAGAATAGTTTCATAGTGGCTTCTGAATTCCTGTGGGGCAACAGTGACCTCATGTGGTCAGTCAGACCAAGTCGGCATACCAAATTACTGGTGTTAAAGTACCTTGCCTGATCTGCTTTTGTGTCTTATTGTTTGCATTACCTGTTGTAGAAGAACGATTGTAACCTGATCGTCTGCTTGGAATGGCTGTGACTCAGACCAGAACATAATGCAGCTGGCAAGGATAGCAGTTCAAAGCTAATCTGTAGTCTTTTGCACACAGATAGTTGTATTAGCAGTCTCTGGCATTATATTTATATTCATAGTCCTGTAGGGTAGGGACAGCTAGGGTTGAAATAACTATAAAACAGTTCCTTTTGGcattgttttaaatattttgcaaaataGGCTGCTATAATAGActttctaaagaaaataaactgcttCTGCATAAAGATGTACTTCAAGAATTTTGTATAGTTTTGTGTATAGAATTCATCAGTATCTTTCCTCAAGATTGGAAGTATTCAGTGTTGCAAGGAGGTAAAACTAATGAAAAAAACATTCTATCTTTAATGAAACAGATGCACAGAAATTCAAGGCAAAATTTGAAGAATGCAAgaatgaagcagaaaagagagcaaagaaaGGTAAGGTTAAAAGTGTAATATGATGGTACTTTTTTCTAGTCGTTTGAGTGTTTATAGCCCCCTGGAGCATCATTGTACTTCAGCAGACTCACTCTGTACTGAACTGCAGTCTTCAGTTCAGGTGCTTTTCCTGTCTGCAAGAGTAGTGGCTCACAGGAGTGACAACTGCCTTCTTCCTTATAGGAGGCTGTTACAACGGCTGTTGGGACATTGCTTTTTTGGAAGGGTTCCTGAGGGAGTATTTCAGGTTTATAGTACACAAATGAGCTCTGAACACTGTAGTGACAgtggtattttctccttccagtTCCATTTCCCAAATTACACAAATATAAAATCATGCAAGCAAAATAGTTATTTTTTTGTAGCTGCTAATGTGCATGAAGCTGTAGCATTTCTTCACAGGTCTCTTGAACACACCACCCTGTAGAATTGCCTATGTGACAAAATAGCTCATCAAGTGAAGTAAACACACCTTTCTAAAGTACAGATCACTAGTGGTCTGCAATCCATGCTTTTCAAGAGGTATAGATGATTTTTTTAGTGTTAAGAACTTCCCATTCCATAGTTTTAAACTGGGGAACTTGACTTTTGGGGTGTGTTTTTGTTAAGATAGGCAAGAAATTAGGAACTGGAGACATTTACTTTATGACATTGTATGGAGTCTGTTAACTGATGGCAGCAAAGCTGACCAAATGGTACATGTTTCGTAGTCACTGTGATTAAGCTCCTCATTGAGTGATTAAAATATGTGAATGTTATTTCTTTAATTCTGATATCTTGGGTAATTaccaaagggggaaaaaagtaatcaGTGCTCAGTGGAGAATTTGTTTACTTTTGTTCTTATTCTAAATACCAGCTGTCTCTCACTATCCCACTCACTCTCCACTCTACTATTTCCCCTGTAACAGGAAAATCCATTACTGCTTctatgtaacttttttttttttccctaatcaATCTCTTAGCAGGCACAGACAAAAATGATAGTGCTGATAAAGTTGCTGAAAAACTAGAAGAGCTTTCTGTAAAGGAAGAGAGCAAAGAATCTGAGAAGAAAGAGAccaaggaaaatgaagaaaagcaatAAATCGTCCTGGGCCTTGCAGtttttcctttatcttttttattttttttcttaatttttacaAGGGACTTTAAGGAACTGAATTCTCACCGTTCAGGTTGTTTTTTCTAAGCTTTTGCCCTTTTGAAGATGTCTTCAGAAAATCCATTCCCCAGTCATGAAAATGTACTGTGATAACTTTCTTTTCCATAGTGGAAACACTTATTTATAGTCATCCGAAAGAGTGAATAAAGCGAACTTGAACACAGCATCAGAGGACAGAACTGAGTTTTCTATATATTTTAAAGGCTTGTTTCACTGGGTGTCGAGATGCATATCATCATAACTTGGGATTATGTAGGTTAACAGACTTCACCAACAGGGAAGATTAAAGCAACATAGGTATTTCTTACATGGCTTCTAAAACTGTAGTATAACAGACCTTCCACCCTTCTGCTTTAATGTTCCTGAGCAGAGAATGTGCCTGTGATTCTTAAAATGGAGCATACTTCTGGAATCAGATCATACCTGGCACACTGTTCCATCAGGCACTAAAATTAAAGGTGGGggagaaaatgtattttgtgaGACTTGAGAAGTATTTTCCTCTTACATAATAAAatctctgctccctccccaaATTTGTTAGTATTACAAATGCTTGACAAGCACAAAGTTGTTCCTGTTGTCCCAGATCTTCCAGGGTGTGCTGCTTGCTGACCGAAGgcggcagcagctgcagcctgttaTACTACAGTGTATACAAAGGTTTCTTAACTGTTCAAGTACCTTACTATGAGACTGCCTATGTCAGCATGTATTTGAGTACAGCTTTTAATtttgaagtttgttttttttttttcagggctttGGAGCTTGCGTTGTTTTTTACTAACTGAAGGGATCCTGAACTCTTAAGATGCATGGTAGGAGGCTGTGCCTCATGGAGAGTGGTGGTCTGACATTCATTTAGGAAC harbors:
- the RANBP1 gene encoding ran-specific GTPase-activating protein isoform X1 → MADNKETHEEHDTSTENADDSTHDPQFEPIVSLPEQEIKTLEEDEEELFKMRAKLFRFASANDHPEWKERGTGDVKLLKHKEKGTIRLLMRRDKTLKICANHYITPLMELKPIAGSDRAWVWNTHADFADESPKAELLAIRFLNAENAQKFKAKFEECKNEAEKRAKKAGTDKNDSADKVAEKLEELSVKEESKESEKKETKENEEKQ
- the RANBP1 gene encoding ran-specific GTPase-activating protein isoform X2; protein product: MADNKETHEEHDTSTENADDSTHDPQFEPIVSLPEQEIKTLEEDEEELFKMRAKLFRFASANDHPEWKERGTGDVKLLKHKEKGTIRLLMRRDKTLKICANHYITPLMELKPIAGSDRAWVWNTHADFADESPKAELLAIRFLNAENAQKFKAKFEECKNEAEKRAKKGTDKNDSADKVAEKLEELSVKEESKESEKKETKENEEKQ